TGTAGAGGCTCCACGATTTTCGGCTTAACTCGCGGAAAAGCAGGGTTACGCTCCGATGTGACGAGATGACTCTCCGTGTCGCGGGCAGATACCGATTATGAAAAAAGATTCGTCCCATGTTTGTAAATTCGGCGATAACTACGTCGTAGTGATCATGTTCCACCATTGATCCCACTTCGCGCTGCATGGCCGTTATCGCCCGTCGCGATCCGGTAGACTTGATGTTATCCGATAAAAGAGGCAGCCACGCGTGTGCGACCCGTTTTTTATTCGGGACAGAAACCAGTCGTAAATCAAACAGGAAAGAACGCAGGTCGGTGGTGTATTCATCCGGCTCCTGACGATAAAAACAGGCCAGTCCCACGTCGTGACCCCGAGCTGCCAGCCGTCGAATGCGCTCATACACAATGGCATGAGATCCAGCCATTCCGTCATAAGGCAGCGTATTCGATAAAAACAGAATTTTCATGGGGCGAACATACCTGTTCATGGGAGGGAACGCTAGGAATTTGTTGGATAACCGGGCGTTTCACCTGTCATTGCTGCAATAGCTGTGTTAAAAGGGACAGGAAGTAGGACGAATTCAACAAAAGAGCTTTAAACATATTTAAATTTGTGAAAAGATAATCGCTGTTTTGATAAGGAGTCACACTTTATGAGTACGTCTAGAATAAATCTTTGCGATGAGATTTGCCCTTTTGTGGTGGTCGATATTGTCCGGGAATCATTAAAAATGCCAGCTGGTTCGACACGCACGTTTATTGTTGACGATCCCCTGGCGATCAAATCTGTTCCTGAAGAGCTGGAGGAGCATGGTGGTTTTTCTGTTACTGTGGAAAAACATGAAGATGGCTGGATGATCACCGTTGTCCGCGCTGAATAATCACAATAGGGGACTGTATATGAAGCGTTTGCTAACTCAAATGAATACAGCTTCTTTTTACGCGGCATGTTTTGCGGTGCTGAATGTAGTTATGTATTTGACCATTAAAAAATTCTGGATTGGCGGAAGCAGTTTTCTTCCGATGGTTGGCATCACAGGGCCTG
This genomic window from Spartobacteria bacterium contains:
- a CDS encoding sulfurtransferase TusA family protein, with the translated sequence MSTSRINLCDEICPFVVVDIVRESLKMPAGSTRTFIVDDPLAIKSVPEELEEHGGFSVTVEKHEDGWMITVVRAE